The following is a genomic window from Bubalus bubalis isolate 160015118507 breed Murrah chromosome 6, NDDB_SH_1, whole genome shotgun sequence.
atgttATTGTTGAATACTTCATGCACAAGGGAAATAATCATATCCCAAAGAGAGAGCGAGCGATTGGCTTGtttagcttttgttgttgttcttcccTGTTATCTGCTTAATAGAGAGAATTTTGTGTGgtgggaaagatttttaaaacacacatacacacagtataTGGGGCAATGCACAGGTGGGAGCTGGCAGTGCAGAGAGGAGGAGACGCTGGTCTGCAGCAGCAGCTTCTACTACCAGCCCTTGGGGCACTCACCCCTGTGCTCAAGCAATCATTGTCAATGACAAAGTGACTATTGAAGTTATAATTGTATTAAATTAATGCTAAtaatttggatattttattttatttctggctgctcGGGTAACATTAGCCCTTAACCAAGCATATgtggttttttccctttttttttttctttctgggtacAGCTGTAAAATATTTGGATATAGGAAATGTTGTGTTATTCTTGCAGCCTTGATATTCAGGGTGgattgtaaaatataaatttttgtgAGATTTCAAAGAATAAGATTATTTTGATAACATTATTTACAGATTTAAAAGATGTGGTTATCACAAGTCTGTTGAGGGGGAAAACTACTGCATAAAATAACTAACTTGGAATAAATATTTTGCATCAGTTTGGATTGTCTTGTGTAAgaagtatattttctttaaaattagatGAGTGGATTTAGAGGTCTGAGGAAAATCCGAATTCAGACACACCTGTTTCTCCTTTTAGCAGATACATTTTTGATGCAGAAAACCTGTGCAATAAACTACCAGTAATAAAACCAGAAACCCAAGTTTCCTTTCTGAAGCTGTTTTTCACTGCCCATGTATTTGCCAGTGTGCCTATTTTAAGGAACTCTGTGCCTGAATATTCCTGCTAAATAAGAATATAGGGTGTCCCAGGCATTGTGCAAGGCCCTGGGAATGCAAGGAGCACGCAACTCAAtagggaagagaagaaacagtTACATTAAAAATGGAATCTTAGGGCAAGATCTGATGGACAGTTAGAAGTGAACAGATCACTGATGGTGGCATTCTTTGACCAGCTGTATATCACGTGGTCCCCGGTGGATATAGCAGCCCAAGATTATGCTGTAATGGGAGACAAGCAAAAGAGTAACAGGCCCAACCACTTGAAAGGATAACTATCTTATAGTGCAGATTCCAGAAGGGGTAGAGACTAGAGGAAGGGAAACCACCATGATACTTGGTAGATTCTAAAGGATAGGAAGGCAGAGTACTAATAAgaaaacttgggacttccctggtgatctagtggatAAGACGCCACAGTTCCAGTGTAGATGGCAAGGGTTCAGTCCCTTATCGGGAAACTagggatcccatgtgccatgtgggcggtcaaaagagagagaaattaatagaggaaggaaggaaaagaaaaaaattgacagtTATGACACTACATTAATCGTGAATCTTTATTTcagtattaaaatatgaaaaagtgtgCATCTTAGGCTCAATGAAATACTATTAAATGAACTATAAATTGGAAATGAGAAGTAGGTTGAGTTAGACATATCCTGTATATTTGGTCTTGGGCTTTGCCACTTAACTAGTGCTCTCAGaacaaatttctaaaatgtaGCCCTTTTCTCACTTGAAATTGAGCTGGACTTTGATTATATACTTTGAAGTACTGTGTAACCTGCTGCTCCTCCTACCTTGCCTTGGCCTTAAGTACCTGGGGGTGGGGTAACCACCACCTGCTTGTTTAGAAACATGGAGCGGTCAGAGCTCCTGTTTCTGTTGGATTCATCTACTCAGGGAGCTGGCAGGGAGATCGGTCAGCAGGATTGGGGCCTGTGTGGGCCCCAGTCTTGAGTGAAGGGGTACCTTTCtatatttgatttccttttctgatGGATTGTGTTCTTCCAGAACCTTCTTTTCTGGGCTGTGCTGATTATCTTGGTTGGGGGGTGGCGGGAACTGGGAGTTGGGGAGCCTTGGTGTGACTTGGTTATGCAAAAAATGTTACCTCCAGAGAGGCATGGTGGAAGGAAATGCTTGTTACTCAACCAGCAAGTCATGGTTTCCAGGCACAATGCCTTCTCTCTCAAATATTCCCTGGATGGACAATGACATTTAACTTGGGATACATCCACTTGGGCAAAACAAGAATGAAGAAGATGACCTTTTCTGCCAGAGGCTATTAAATGACCAAGATGAAGTATGTGATATGGACTCAGCTATTCTAGGAGGCAGCTGTTTGCTCCCCTTTATTAATATAGGCAGAAAAACCAAGATGTGGTGGTAAGAGACTTGCCTATACTCATACAAGGTGGAACAATGCTTTAACAGTGTTTTTCAAGCCAGGGACTCCTCCCTAAGGTGACTAAGCCTTCCCACTCATTCTCCAGACCTGCCCAGACCTGAGGTGGTTGCCCAGGGAGCTAAAGCTTCTCCCCAAACAAACTTGACCTGGTAAACGTGgtctttcctctctgcctttggCTATTTCatcctcctctccctttccctctgcccctctgtccctctgtcctGTTTTCTCCAGGTCTTGGCTGGTGTCAGGAAAGGGGTCCCCTCCCATGGCCTCCCACTCCAGGGAGCCAGGGCTCCTGCCCTGTGGGTCCTGTGACATGGTTTTCCGCTCCTGGGCCCTGCTGGCCACCCACACTCAGCGCTTCTGCATTGGCCGTCAGACCCGGGAGGTGACAATCGGAGCACAGCCCCCAGTAGCCACTGAACCACGGGTACCCGGGGTAAGAGCCTCCATGGTCATGAGTGGGTATTGAAGTGACTCTCAGCATTCCTCACCCCACACCCCATCCGCAGGTTGTGCCACAAGAACACCAGGGCCTCCGGGACCAGGAGGCCAGCAAATCAGCTCTGAAGAGGCTAACAGAGGAGGTACACCTGGCTTTCCCCATGGGCACAAAACAGCATTGCCCGCCAAGCTTACAGATCACGAGTAGGTCAGATTACTCCCAACAGAGGCTGCGGGTAACTGTTACCTTCAGGTGCAGCGGCTGCGGCTCTGTCTGCAGGAAATGAGACCCTGGCTAACAGAAAGCCCCAGGGGGCCACAGGGGCCCTGGAGGCGTTCAGAGGCGACGACTCAGAGCGCCCACTCCAAGGCTGCTGGCAGCCTGGGCGAGCGGCTGCTGGCGCTGCACTGGACTCACGCCAGGCGCGTGGCAGAGACCGCGGCACAGAGCTGGGCCCTAGAGCAACGCAGCGAGGGTGAGGGGACAGAGGGGGACTAGGGCCCACCTTCCCCCCTTGGCTTGAGGTCGCCCCACGGTCGTCTGACTTGATCTCTTACCCCCTCAGAACTGAGCCGGCGCCTCCAAGGTTTGGCCCGGACCGGGAACGGGAAATCACGCATATTCAGTCTGGAGCGAGAGCTTCGAGAACTCCGGGCAGAGGCAGGGCGAACGCGGGGAGCTCTGGAGAAGTTAGGGGCGCACGTTCAGCAGCTCCAGGCCAACCCGGTGTAAGAAGGATGCGTGGGAACCCGGGAGAGCCGTCCCTGCGCGGGGCGGGGcttgggcggggaggggggctctGCCTGGAGGCCGCGCGGGAGCCGTCGGGAAGGGGCGGGGCTACCGGAGACCCGCTTCTCCGTCTCTGAAGCGGTCCCGGCGCCGCCGGCCCCGACCCCAGCACCCGGCTGAACACCGTGAGAGAAGCAGAACTCTGTGGTCCGGTGCTACAGGCCACCCCAGGGACTCTGCCTGCGGAGATCGGGTGAGGTCCGGGCCCGGGGATGGGTGAGGTCTGGGCCCGGGGACGGTCTCGGGACGAAGCGCTAATGATTCTGGTAAAACGCTGCTGCCTTCCTATCCCCTACTCCCTAGGGCCCTGCGTGAGGCCTACATTCGAGGCGGGGGCCAGGACCCCGGCGTTCTGGGCTGGATGTGGCAGCTGCAAGCGGAGGCATCAGCTCTGGAGCTTCAGCGGTCGCAGACCCGCAGGGGTGACCAGGAGCGGGCCAGCCAGGAGACCTCTCTGGAAAGAGGGAAGGGCGGTGAGGGAGGACGCCTTTGGCTTGAGAACCACTTGAGTGAAACTCCGAGGTAGAACATTTGTCTCTGTGGTGGTGGCTAAAATGTTAGCCGACAATCAGCCGTGTTCAGAGAGTACCAAGGCTGAAGAGCTGCTCAGAGCAGCTGGTCACCAGAGATCAGAGGTGACGGGTCACATTTGTTCAATCTCAGGAGGACGGGCAGGTGCTGCATTCAAGGAGCTTCTAGCAGTGGAGGCTGAAAACCGGCGCCTGGAGGCAGAAATCCTGGCTTTGCAGATGAAGAGGGGCGCAGGCCAGATGCCCTGGGGTCAGTGAGCAGCCAGTTCCACCCTGCCTAGCCCTCCCCAGCAGGCCAGGCTCAGAGAAAGGGGTTAGAGGGGCCATGCACGGGGAATGCGACCCATGTCTGCGCCCCATCAGTCCCGGGTCCACGCACATCTCCAGGTGTCTGCATGGGTTTGGCTCTTGGGGATGAGGTATCTCACTTCCTGCGTCCTGCTCAAGGGCCTCTTCTTTTCCGTGTACCTAGGGCAAGGGAAGCCGAGACTTGGGGCCAATCTGAGCCCACGCCTGAGGAGGGAAGATCCCCCAAGCCTCCCGCCTCCAGTGGCCCCCCAGCTGCCGCCCTCCACCGGAGTCCTATTCTCCGGTGGCACTGAGAAGGCTGTGAGGACCGGGGGTTCGGATGGGGGCAGTTCTGCTCTGTGCAGCTGGGGGAGCTCGGGGAGCATAGTGTCTGCCTGGGAGGCTTTCTGGAAGAATTAACTTCCTGCACAGTCGCAGCTTCCTGGAGCCATGACCAGGAACCCGGCCAGGGATCCACACTACCTCCTGCCCACAACTGACGTCCTGGGCCCTGCACCCTACAACCCCGGGTGAGGCCTGCTCCCTCCTTCAACATCCTCTGTGACTTAGTCACTGCTGCTAGTTTAGGAGACCCACTCAGGCCAGCTAGAATGGGGGAACTGcctgggtggtgggtgggtggacgGGTGTGTGCGTGTTTGAGACCTGTGTTTCCTAGGGCTGGCTTTGTCATTTTCTATGACTTCCTGCGGGGCCTTGAGGTTTCTTGGGTTTGGGTGCAACTGATGACTGGTTTGGCCCGAGATGGACGGGAGTCAGGATGGACCACAGCGCTACCCCCAGCCCTTtgcctgcccccacctccagctcctGGGCCCATGGGCAACTGTGCCATCCTTGCCAGCAAGCAGCCTGTACCCAGGTCAGTACATGGGGATTATTTCCTTGGTGCTGTTTGCCACAGCTGAAGCTTGTCCCTCACTCTGctgtatttcctcatctgtatacaAGGACTCTGGCTCTGAGGGCCAAGTCCTAGGAAGGGAGCATAACCACTTCTGGCTCCTGACACGTTTTTGGTTTTGCTCTAGACTACCACCCTCACCATCAGTAGCCTTGGTCTTTGAGCTCCGGGCCTGGCAGGGGCTAGCATGGGCTAAGGCACCACAGCCAAAGGCCTGGGCCTCACTAGTGCTATTTGACCAGAATCA
Proteins encoded in this region:
- the CCDC17 gene encoding coiled-coil domain-containing protein 17 isoform X4, with product MASHSREPGLLPCGSCDMVFRSWALLATHTQRFCIGRQTREVTIGAQPPVATEPRVPGVVPQEHQGLRDQEASKSALKRLTEEVQRLRLCLQEMRPWLTESPRGPQGPWRRSEATTQSAHSKAAGSLGERLLALHWTHARRVAETAAQSWALEQRSEELSRRLQGLARTGNGKSRIFSLERELRELRAEAGRTRGALEKLGAHVQQLQANPVGPGAAGPDPSTRLNTVREAELCGPVLQATPGTLPAEIGALREAYIRGGGQDPGVLGWMWQLQAEASALELQRSQTRRGDQERASQETSLERGKGGGRAGAAFKELLAVEAENRRLEAEILALQMKRGAGQMPWGQGKPRLGANLSPRLRREDPPSLPPPVAPQLPPSTGVLFSGGTEKASQLPGAMTRNPARDPHYLLPTTDVLGPAPYNPGLPPSPSVALVFELRAWQGLAWAKAPQPKAWASLVLFDQNQRLLSGCWRLPFRALPPDPSLSPEQLNGIPQVSVEDGGWVCSFTLQMQDHFTFPQVNQAELFLRLVNARDAGVQTLAEINPANAHEYQYPPLVPNSSSPEASPLAPTTAFVDPPPPEDA
- the CCDC17 gene encoding coiled-coil domain-containing protein 17 isoform X2, which encodes MASHSREPGLLPCGSCDMVFRSWALLATHTQRFCIGRQTREVTIGAQPPVATEPRVPGVVPQEHQGLRDQEASKSALKRLTEEEMRPWLTESPRGPQGPWRRSEATTQSAHSKAAGSLGERLLALHWTHARRVAETAAQSWALEQRSEELSRRLQGLARTGNGKSRIFSLERELRELRAEAGRTRGALEKLGAHVQQLQANPVGPGAAGPDPSTRLNTVREAELCGPVLQATPGTLPAEIGALREAYIRGGGQDPGVLGWMWQLQAEASALELQRSQTRRGDQERASQETSLERGKGGGRAGAAFKELLAVEAENRRLEAEILALQMKRGAGQMPWGQGKPRLGANLSPRLRREDPPSLPPPVAPQLPPSTGVLFSGGTEKASQLPGAMTRNPARDPHYLLPTTDVLGPAPYNPGAGFVIFYDFLRGLEVSWVWVQLMTGLARDGRESGWTTALPPALCLPPPPAPGPMGNCAILASKQPVPRLPPSPSVALVFELRAWQGLAWAKAPQPKAWASLVLFDQNQRLLSGCWRLPFRALPPDPSLSPEQLNGIPQVSVEDGGWVCSFTLQMQDHFTFPQVNQAELFLRLVNARDAGVQTLAEINPANAHEYQYPPLVPNSSSPEASPLAPTTAFVDPPPPEDA
- the CCDC17 gene encoding coiled-coil domain-containing protein 17 isoform X1; this encodes MASHSREPGLLPCGSCDMVFRSWALLATHTQRFCIGRQTREVTIGAQPPVATEPRVPGVVPQEHQGLRDQEASKSALKRLTEEVQRLRLCLQEMRPWLTESPRGPQGPWRRSEATTQSAHSKAAGSLGERLLALHWTHARRVAETAAQSWALEQRSEELSRRLQGLARTGNGKSRIFSLERELRELRAEAGRTRGALEKLGAHVQQLQANPVGPGAAGPDPSTRLNTVREAELCGPVLQATPGTLPAEIGALREAYIRGGGQDPGVLGWMWQLQAEASALELQRSQTRRGDQERASQETSLERGKGGGRAGAAFKELLAVEAENRRLEAEILALQMKRGAGQMPWGQGKPRLGANLSPRLRREDPPSLPPPVAPQLPPSTGVLFSGGTEKASQLPGAMTRNPARDPHYLLPTTDVLGPAPYNPGAGFVIFYDFLRGLEVSWVWVQLMTGLARDGRESGWTTALPPALCLPPPPAPGPMGNCAILASKQPVPRLPPSPSVALVFELRAWQGLAWAKAPQPKAWASLVLFDQNQRLLSGCWRLPFRALPPDPSLSPEQLNGIPQVSVEDGGWVCSFTLQMQDHFTFPQVNQAELFLRLVNARDAGVQTLAEINPANAHEYQYPPLVPNSSSPEASPLAPTTAFVDPPPPEDA
- the CCDC17 gene encoding coiled-coil domain-containing protein 17 isoform X5, translated to MASHSREPGLLPCGSCDMVFRSWALLATHTQRFCIGRQTREVTIGAQPPVATEPRVPGVVPQEHQGLRDQEASKSALKRLTEEVQRLRLCLQEMRPWLTESPRGPQGPWRRSEATTQSAHSKAAGSLGERLLALHWTHARRVAETAAQSWALEQRSEELSRRLQGLARTGNGKSRIFSLERELRELRAEAGRTRGALEKLGAHVQQLQANPVGPGAAGPDPSTRLNTVREAELCGPVLQATPGTLPAEIGALREAYIRGGGQDPGVLGWMWQLQAEASALELQRSQTRRGDQERASQETSLERGKGGGRAGAAFKELLAVEAENRRLEAEILALQMKRGAGQMPWGQGKPRLGANLSPRLRREDPPSLPPPVAPQLPPSTGVLFSGGTEKASQLPGAMTRNPARDPHYLLPTTDVLGPAPYNPGAGFVIFYDFLRGLEVSWVWVQLMTGLARDGRESGWTTALPPALCLPPPPAPGPMGNCAILASKQPVPRYPTHLHRKPAPLPQQLPLLTPLLRKMPELADSGAEKRVGPSPQL
- the CCDC17 gene encoding coiled-coil domain-containing protein 17 isoform X3, with product MASHSREPGLLPCGSCDMVFRSWALLATHTQRFCIGRQTREVTIGAQPPVATEPRVPGVVPQEHQGLRDQEASKSALKRLTEEVQRLRLCLQEMRPWLTESPRGPQGPWRRSEATTQSAHSKAAGSLGERLLALHWTHARRVAETAAQSWALEQRSEELSRRLQGLARTGNGKSRIFSLERELRELRAEAGRTRGALEKLGAHVQQLQANPVGPGAAGPDPSTRLNTVREAELCGPVLQATPGTLPAEIGALREAYIRGGGQDPGVLGWMWQLQAEASALELQRSQTRRGDQERASQETSLERGKGGGRAGAAFKELLAVEAENRRLEAEILALQMKRGAGQMPWGQGKPRLGANLSPRLRREDPPSLPPPVAPQLPPSTGVLFSGGTEKASQLPGAMTRNPARDPHYLLPTTDVLGPAPYNPGAGFVIFYDFLRGLEVSWVWVQLMTGLARDGRESGWTTALPPALCLPPPPAPGPMGNCAILASKQPVPRLPPSPSVALVFELRAWQGLAWAKAPQPKAWASLVLFDQNQRLLSGCWRLPFRALPPDPSLSPEQLNGIPQVNQAELFLRLVNARDAGVQTLAEINPANAHEYQYPPLVPNSSSPEASPLAPTTAFVDPPPPEDA